One Thermodesulfobacteriota bacterium DNA segment encodes these proteins:
- a CDS encoding 3'(2'),5'-bisphosphate nucleotidase — protein sequence MNYESELKAAVEAVRKACGLCMSVQSSLVSEETVKKKDDSPVTVADFGAQAVICHELMKSFPDIPIVAEEDSSELRSEGGEALTARILEYAGEVFPGMDEAGLVAAIDAGDYVGGESGVFWTLDPIDGTKGFLRGEQYAIALALIENGRVVLGVLGCPALPLDLRHPDAGKGCILTAVRGQGSSMRPIEHNTPQRIAVSDITDTKHAPFCESVESAHSSHGDSARIAELLGVKAPPIRIDSQCKYAVLARGDASIYLRLPTRKDYVEKIWDHAAGSIIVEEAGGIVTDIDGKELDFSLGRTLSGNKGIVGTNGLIHDAVLSAVSEVLGAGAKD from the coding sequence ATGAATTATGAATCCGAGCTGAAAGCCGCGGTCGAGGCCGTGAGAAAGGCCTGCGGGCTCTGCATGAGCGTGCAGTCCTCGCTCGTGTCGGAAGAGACGGTGAAAAAGAAGGACGACTCTCCCGTCACCGTCGCCGACTTCGGGGCGCAGGCCGTGATATGCCACGAACTCATGAAATCGTTCCCCGATATACCGATCGTCGCCGAAGAGGACTCGTCCGAATTGAGATCGGAAGGAGGGGAAGCCCTCACCGCCCGCATACTCGAGTACGCGGGGGAGGTATTCCCCGGAATGGACGAAGCGGGCCTCGTCGCGGCGATAGACGCGGGGGACTACGTAGGAGGGGAGAGCGGAGTTTTCTGGACGCTCGACCCCATAGACGGGACTAAGGGGTTCTTGAGAGGGGAGCAGTACGCCATAGCTCTCGCGCTGATTGAAAACGGCCGCGTGGTCCTGGGCGTGCTCGGCTGCCCTGCCCTGCCGCTCGACCTCAGGCATCCTGACGCAGGCAAGGGCTGCATACTTACGGCGGTGAGGGGACAGGGCTCTTCTATGCGCCCTATCGAGCACAACACTCCCCAGCGGATTGCGGTATCCGATATCACGGACACGAAGCACGCGCCCTTCTGTGAGTCGGTCGAATCCGCGCATTCCTCTCACGGGGACTCCGCGCGTATAGCTGAGCTCCTTGGCGTCAAGGCGCCTCCTATAAGGATCGACAGCCAGTGCAAATACGCCGTGCTCGCGAGGGGCGACGCTTCCATTTACCTGAGACTCCCGACTCGCAAAGACTATGTCGAGAAGATATGGGACCACGCCGCGGGCTCGATAATAGTCGAGGAAGCGGGTGGGATAGTGACTGACATAGACGGCAAGGAGCTCGACTTCTCGCTCGGGCGCACGCTCTCGGGCAATAAAGGCATAGTAGGGACGAACGGGCTGATACACGACGCCGTCCTCTCCGCCGTCTCCGAGGTTCTGGGAGCAGGCGCAAAAGACTGA
- a CDS encoding type II CAAX endopeptidase family protein: protein MLFSIKKSTVLSIAATLVFASLSLLLKYLIGIDWNLYTSEATLWQFILALGFILASDLAVCLLLVTVFHTSFVRLWMEMAGYFSVQRLHTILAGGLLAAGEEMFFRGILLQYMVETLDFGNFSAVTLSAAVFAIFHVIRKKRLALFSLWAFLEGVILGAIYLYTGSLPVVMAAHAAHDIAGFALFSLQRRRGFLVLIKHPGF, encoded by the coding sequence ATGCTGTTCTCGATAAAAAAAAGTACGGTGCTTTCTATCGCGGCGACGCTCGTATTCGCGTCTCTCTCCCTCCTCCTCAAATATCTCATCGGAATAGATTGGAATCTATATACAAGTGAAGCAACACTCTGGCAATTCATTCTCGCACTAGGTTTTATACTGGCGTCAGACCTCGCGGTCTGCCTCTTGCTCGTGACAGTATTCCACACCTCATTCGTCAGGCTCTGGATGGAGATGGCCGGATATTTCAGCGTGCAGCGCCTCCACACGATATTAGCCGGAGGCCTCCTCGCCGCGGGCGAGGAGATGTTCTTCCGGGGCATACTCCTTCAGTACATGGTAGAGACTCTCGATTTCGGGAATTTCTCCGCTGTAACATTATCCGCAGCAGTGTTCGCAATATTCCACGTAATACGGAAAAAGCGCCTCGCCCTCTTCTCGCTCTGGGCGTTTTTGGAAGGCGTGATATTGGGAGCGATATACCTCTACACCGGATCGCTTCCGGTCGTGATGGCAGCGCACGCAGCGCACGACATAGCGGGGTTCGCTCTCTTTTCACTGCAGAGGAGGAGGGGGTTCCTCGTCCTGATAAAGCACCCGGGGTTTTGA
- a CDS encoding CAP domain-containing protein, producing MTRLLTLTAVVMILCGCGKNNEIAYVLANDSYRCEDFDVIKEKMVALINRARAQSRNCGYKIYTPAGQVTWNPTLARVALDHSVDMATGDFVSHKGSDGSQVDERVEELDYEWMSVGENISAGRESSEEVVAAWLVSPEHCENIMMASFTEIGGACFHNKDTKNKTYWTVVFASPKDGGVRQAQIRQ from the coding sequence GTGACCAGACTGCTGACGCTCACGGCAGTCGTTATGATTCTCTGCGGCTGCGGAAAGAATAACGAAATCGCTTACGTCCTCGCGAACGACTCCTACCGGTGCGAGGATTTCGACGTCATAAAAGAAAAAATGGTCGCGCTCATAAACAGGGCGAGGGCGCAGAGCCGTAACTGCGGCTACAAGATATACACGCCCGCCGGGCAGGTCACGTGGAACCCCACGCTCGCGAGAGTCGCTCTCGACCATTCGGTCGATATGGCGACCGGGGATTTCGTAAGCCACAAGGGCTCGGACGGTAGTCAGGTGGACGAGAGGGTCGAGGAGCTTGATTACGAATGGATGAGCGTCGGCGAGAATATATCCGCGGGCAGGGAGAGCTCGGAAGAGGTGGTGGCGGCGTGGCTCGTGAGCCCCGAGCACTGCGAGAACATAATGATGGCGAGCTTCACCGAGATAGGCGGCGCCTGTTTTCACAACAAGGACACGAAGAACAAGACCTACTGGACGGTCGTTTTCGCTTCCCCCAAAGACGGCGGTGTCAGGCAGGCCCAGATTCGACAATAG
- a CDS encoding MBOAT family protein, with product MKKSPTDWIPLFLIPALAIPASRHTLPAWGTLFAVAFSIFYGFKWLTYRRAVRMGARPGLKCAIGYLFCWVGMDAVAFFDRRIKVPRPAGTEWLLAFLKTALGLVLFFLVARMFYPRHTLTAGYIGLTGFLLFSFFGTFHMLSLYWRSRGVHAVPMMNSPLLASSLPEFWSSRWNLAFRDLARIFVFRPVLRKCGIVYAVVAAFVFSGILHELLISLPADAWYGLPTLFFLIQAGGIFMEKSGPGIRYGINRGLRGRLFAALFILAPVVLLFHPPSIESCMIPFMKAAGALP from the coding sequence ATGAAGAAATCCCCCACGGACTGGATACCGCTCTTTCTGATCCCTGCGCTCGCGATACCGGCGTCGCGCCACACGCTGCCGGCGTGGGGGACTCTCTTCGCGGTCGCCTTTTCGATCTTCTACGGGTTCAAATGGCTCACGTACAGGAGGGCCGTGCGCATGGGCGCGAGGCCGGGGTTGAAGTGCGCTATTGGGTATCTCTTCTGCTGGGTAGGAATGGACGCCGTCGCGTTTTTCGACAGGAGGATCAAAGTCCCCAGGCCCGCAGGAACGGAATGGCTTCTCGCTTTCCTAAAGACCGCGCTGGGCCTCGTTCTTTTCTTTCTAGTAGCGCGTATGTTTTATCCGCGGCATACCTTGACGGCAGGATATATCGGGCTCACAGGCTTTCTCCTCTTCTCCTTCTTCGGCACATTCCACATGCTCTCACTCTACTGGAGGAGCCGCGGCGTTCACGCCGTCCCGATGATGAACTCTCCGCTCCTCGCATCGTCGCTCCCGGAATTCTGGAGCAGCAGGTGGAACCTCGCCTTCCGCGACCTGGCCCGCATATTCGTCTTCAGGCCTGTCTTGAGAAAGTGTGGCATTGTATACGCCGTCGTGGCCGCTTTCGTATTCTCCGGTATCCTCCACGAGCTCCTCATATCGCTCCCGGCGGACGCCTGGTACGGCCTGCCTACGCTCTTCTTTCTCATCCAGGCGGGCGGGATTTTCATGGAGAAATCCGGACCCGGCATTAGATACGGAATCAACCGCGGACTGAGGGGACGGCTCTTCGCCGCCCTTTTCATTCTAGCCCCGGTCGTGCTCCTCTTTCACCCTCCGTCGATAGAAAGCTGCATGATCCCGTTCATGAAGGCCGCGGGCGCTCTCCCGTAA
- a CDS encoding cyclase family protein gives MSRGTRIIDLGITIEPAPGPEHQRLEIRYEKHEDTAEYMMMRFECGRSDLPGGLGWANEYVTLGTHVGTHMDAPWHYHPISEGKKAKTIDELPVEWFYGDGVVIDMTHKKPGELITTDDLKISLRVTGYELKPFDIVLVMTGADRLWGRKEYWSQFPGLGKESTLWLASQGVKVMGTDSAGWDRPFWAMVEEFKRTGDPGVIWGAHFAGIEREYCQMEKLTNLDLLPPYGFKVVCPPIKIINASAGWVRPVAIVESGPA, from the coding sequence ATGAGCAGAGGAACACGGATCATTGACCTCGGCATAACGATTGAGCCCGCGCCCGGCCCCGAGCACCAGAGGCTCGAGATAAGGTACGAAAAGCACGAGGACACGGCCGAGTACATGATGATGCGCTTTGAGTGCGGCCGCTCCGACCTGCCCGGCGGCCTCGGGTGGGCGAACGAGTACGTGACGCTCGGCACCCACGTCGGCACTCACATGGACGCCCCGTGGCACTATCATCCAATATCGGAAGGAAAGAAGGCGAAGACAATAGACGAGCTGCCCGTCGAGTGGTTCTACGGCGACGGCGTCGTCATAGACATGACGCACAAGAAGCCGGGGGAGCTCATCACCACGGACGATCTCAAAATTTCGCTCCGCGTAACTGGATATGAGCTGAAGCCGTTCGACATAGTCCTCGTGATGACCGGTGCGGACAGGCTATGGGGGAGGAAGGAATACTGGTCGCAGTTCCCGGGGCTCGGGAAGGAGTCCACGTTATGGCTCGCCTCTCAGGGCGTGAAGGTTATGGGGACGGATTCCGCGGGGTGGGACAGGCCCTTCTGGGCGATGGTGGAGGAGTTTAAGAGGACGGGGGATCCGGGCGTCATCTGGGGTGCGCACTTTGCCGGGATCGAGAGGGAATACTGCCAGATGGAGAAGCTCACGAACCTCGACCTACTGCCGCCTTACGGGTTCAAGGTCGTATGCCCTCCTATAAAGATAATTAACGCGAGCGCCGGATGGGTAAGGCCCGTGGCTATTGTCGAATCTGGGCCTGCCTGA